The following coding sequences are from one Enterococcus sp. 4G2_DIV0659 window:
- a CDS encoding HD domain-containing protein, with protein sequence MSTPYKYQILPIEKVFRDPVHNYIHVQHQVILDLINSAEVQRLRRIKQLGTSSFTFHGAEHSRFAHSLGVYEITRRICDIFQRNYSSDHLGEEGWDDSERLVALCAALLHDVGHGPYSHTFEHIFNTNHEAITVEIITSPETEVFQILNRVSADFPDKVASVITKQYPNPQVVQMISSQIDADRMDYLLRDAYFTGTEYGTFDLTRILRVIRPYKDGLAFAMNGMHAVEDYIVSRYQMYVQVYFHPVSRGMEVILDHLLHRAKELYEQQPEDYQLHSQLLVPFFNGTFSLQEYLKLDDGVLNTYFTQWTSLPDPILNDLANRFLIRKPLKSATFSGNKDSVTIRHLKALIEKVGYNPKYYTAINSSYDLPYDFYRPEKNSHRTQIEIMQKDGTLIELSKVSHLVAALAGQTQIDERFYFPKEMVDPKRQQHYDLFDDTYREFSAYIHNGALVEGKN encoded by the coding sequence ATGTCAACCCCTTATAAGTATCAAATTTTACCTATTGAAAAGGTTTTTCGAGACCCTGTTCATAATTACATCCATGTTCAGCATCAAGTTATTTTAGACTTGATTAATTCGGCTGAAGTTCAGCGTTTACGCAGAATCAAACAATTAGGCACATCTTCTTTCACCTTTCATGGTGCAGAACATAGCCGTTTTGCTCACTCTTTGGGTGTTTATGAAATTACTCGACGTATTTGTGATATTTTCCAACGAAACTATTCCTCTGATCATTTAGGAGAAGAAGGATGGGATGATAGCGAACGTCTCGTAGCTTTATGTGCAGCATTGCTTCATGATGTTGGTCACGGACCTTATTCGCATACATTTGAACATATCTTCAATACGAATCATGAAGCGATCACAGTTGAAATCATCACCTCACCAGAAACAGAAGTATTTCAAATTCTGAATCGAGTGTCAGCCGATTTCCCTGATAAAGTAGCAAGTGTTATTACTAAACAATACCCTAATCCTCAAGTTGTTCAAATGATTTCCAGCCAGATCGATGCAGATCGCATGGATTATTTATTACGAGATGCCTATTTTACTGGAACGGAATACGGAACATTTGATTTGACCAGAATTTTGCGTGTGATCCGTCCTTATAAAGATGGCTTGGCTTTTGCGATGAACGGGATGCATGCAGTTGAAGACTACATTGTCAGTCGTTATCAAATGTATGTGCAAGTCTATTTTCATCCTGTTTCTCGTGGAATGGAAGTAATATTAGATCACTTGCTTCATCGTGCCAAAGAATTATACGAGCAACAACCAGAAGATTATCAATTACATTCTCAATTGCTTGTACCCTTTTTTAATGGTACTTTTTCATTACAAGAATACTTAAAATTGGATGATGGTGTGCTGAATACTTACTTTACCCAATGGACATCTTTACCTGATCCAATACTTAATGATTTAGCCAACCGCTTTTTAATTCGGAAACCGCTGAAATCGGCAACTTTTTCAGGGAATAAAGACTCCGTTACGATTCGTCATTTAAAAGCCTTAATTGAAAAAGTTGGCTATAATCCTAAATATTATACAGCGATTAATTCAAGTTACGACTTGCCTTATGACTTCTATCGCCCAGAAAAAAATAGCCATCGCACTCAAATTGAAATTATGCAAAAAGACGGCACCTTAATCGAATTATCAAAAGTCAGTCATTTAGTTGCAGCCCTTGCTGGCCAAACTCAAATTGATGAACGTTTTTACTTTCCTAAAGAAATGGTTGATCCTAAACGGCAACAGCATTATGATTTATTTGATGATACGTATCGGGAATTTTCGGCCTATATCCATAATGGCGCATTAGTTGAAGGAAAAAATTAG